Proteins encoded within one genomic window of Lampris incognitus isolate fLamInc1 chromosome 1, fLamInc1.hap2, whole genome shotgun sequence:
- the LOC130119354 gene encoding uncharacterized protein LOC130119354, whose product MVAAEHSVRMSFFPTMAVHLIFGLLALSCLGAASEPDCKELLKPLVLDDRSPLYGKWIFYAGTSDVEDFLKFLKTIKTSWIDIAPIADSGNITLRWGDRINENCVLGCINSTYADNSSEVSFKFNFYTSWHDGKYIETCPDCILWADSAEISTSEGTKQGRNLFLYTRTGNLDDSQLEVFKKQAACLNFPQVFHFGGNKDLCPDEQHEATLPPTETSSRGQ is encoded by the exons ATGGTTGCAGCAGAGCACTCAGTGCGTATGTCCTTCTTTCCCACCATGGCTGTTCATCTCATCTTCGGTCTGCTGGCTCTCTCCTGCCTTGGAGCTGCATCCGAACCCGACTGTAAAGAGCTGCTCAAGCCCCTGGTACTGGACGACCGCAGCCCG CTCTACGGGAAATGGATTTTCTATGCTGGGACTTCAGATGTTGAAGACTTCCTTAAATTTCTTAAAACTATCAAAACGTCATGGATTGACATCGCCCCTATCGCTGACAGCGGAAATATAACCCTGCGTTGGGGAGACAGAAT CAATGAAAACTGTGTTTTGGGGTGCATTAATTCCACGTATGCGGACAACAGCTCTGAGGTCTCct TTAAGTTTAACTTCTACACATCCTGGCATGATGGGAAGTACATTGAGACCTGCCCTGACTGCATCCTGTGGGCAGACAGTGCAGAGATATCAACCTCAGAGGGCACCAAACAAGGCAGAAACCTGTTCTTATACA CGAGGACCGGGAACCTGGATGACTCTCAACTGGAGGTCTTTAAGAAACAGGCGGCATGTCTCAACTTCCCCCAGGTGTTCCACTTTGGAGGAAACAAAG ATCTGTGTCCTGATGAACAGCACGAGGCCACCTTGCCGCCAACTGAGACCAGCAGCAGAGGACAATAG